CCGTGTCGTAGTGGCCGGAGACCATCACGATCGGCGCGTTGCTGCCCTTGCCGCGGCGTTCGCCGATCACGTTGTTCGAGATCAGGCTGCGGTGGGCCGTCGTACCGATCGACAGCGGCAACGAGGTCACCACGGCGAGTGCCTCCCGCAGCAACCGCTTCTGGACCTGCGCCACGCCGATCACCGGGATCGGCGCGTCGGTCAGCCCGCTCGGCGAGAACGCGGAGGCCCGGCGGGGAAACACCTGGTCGGCCGGCAGCAGGATCACCGCGACCGCACCCCGCGAGGCCGCCTCGGCGACGAACCCGGGCCGCGCCGCGGCGGTGTCATCGGCCAGTACGACGGCGCCGGCGACGTCCGCCGGCCAGACCGGCGCGGTCGCGGGCCCGACGTCGCGCGCCGGACCCTGGACGGTCACGTTGAGCTTGCCGCCCGGTGCCGCGCCCGCCTGCCAGCAGATGTCGTCCGGCAACAGGTTGCGCAGGTCACCGATCTGGGCGGTGAACTTGTCCGCGACCGGGAACGGTTCGAGGCGGGTCCGGTAGCCGAACCTGTTCAGCTGGCCGGCCAGGTAGTCCGCGGCCCGCTTCTCGCTGACCGTGCCCCCGATCCGGGGGCCGATCTGCTCGGACAGCACCTTCAGGTGCTGCAGCGCGCGGTCCGAGGAGATCCCGTTGACGATCTGCCGGTCGTACTTGTCCAGCGCCGGTGGGCGAACCGCCCCCGGTCGCTGGTCGTCCGCTGCCCAGGCAGGCGTGGACAGGGCGGTGGCGGCGGTCGCGCCGGCGACGGCTCCGAGCAAGCCGCGACGACTCAAACCGGACGTGTCGGTCATGCAGGTCTCCCTCGTACAAGGTCGGCCCCGAGACCAGGAACCTAACCGATTCCGGCCCCGGGCGCCGTACCTCGCGGAGAGTTGCTCACTTCGAATGCTGTGCGCGCAGCTCGCTGCCCACCTCGTGCATGTGTCCCAGACCCATCCTGTACGACTCGATCAGGCCCGTACTCAGGTACGGCATCCCGATCTTCTCGCAGTACGCACGGACGATCGGTTGCGCGAACCGCAGGTTGGCCCGCGGCATGCTCGGGAACAGGTGGTGCTCGATCTGGTAGTTCAGGCCGCCCATCATCCAGTCGGTGACCAGGTCGCCGTCGACGTTGCGCGAAGTGAGGACCTGCTTCTCCAGGTGGCCCCAGTTGCTGTCGTCGTCCGGCATCTCCATGCCCTTGTGGTTCGGCGCGAAGACGCTGCCCAGGTGCAGGCCGAACAGCGCGTGGTGCAGCGCGGCGAACGCGATCGCCTTGCCCGGCGACATCACCAGGAACAGGGCGGTGAAGTACAGCGTCAGGTGCGCGGCCATCAGCATCAGCTCGACGCGGGCCTCGTGACGCTTGCGTCGGCCGACCAGGAACAG
The Kribbella italica DNA segment above includes these coding regions:
- a CDS encoding M28 family peptidase — protein: MTDTSGLSRRGLLGAVAGATAATALSTPAWAADDQRPGAVRPPALDKYDRQIVNGISSDRALQHLKVLSEQIGPRIGGTVSEKRAADYLAGQLNRFGYRTRLEPFPVADKFTAQIGDLRNLLPDDICWQAGAAPGGKLNVTVQGPARDVGPATAPVWPADVAGAVVLADDTAAARPGFVAEAASRGAVAVILLPADQVFPRRASAFSPSGLTDAPIPVIGVAQVQKRLLREALAVVTSLPLSIGTTAHRSLISNNVIGERRGKGSNAPIVMVSGHYDTVIGAPGANDDGSGTVLTLELARVLAKLPTEATLRFALWGSEEQGLIGSRYHVAQLAQDQRDRYRAVFQNDMVATSWDPAIVYWLLSFDGLANTATNAVRASGQRLGYDAQLVGPVTRGASDHQSFQEVGIAAANFSWRGESSPALLEPPYHSPEDTIAKNVSLERLKVSMELIGTAAYAVARRR